A genomic segment from Lignipirellula cremea encodes:
- a CDS encoding response regulator, translated as MRILVVEDYAPLREAVAQGLREAGFAVDAAVDGTEGWWHAEATDYDVIVLDLMLPGIDGLTILKKLRAINRRSCVLILTAKDQLENRVEGLNLGADDYLIKPFAFDELLARVRTLVRRRYDQRDPVLRIGDLEVNTAAQTVRRGSRHIELTAREYALLEYLAVRAGEPVSRTHIWEHVYDFHSDSQSNVVDVYIGYLRRKIESDELPRLIHTKRGQGYMLGDLS; from the coding sequence ATGAGAATCCTTGTTGTTGAAGATTACGCCCCGCTCCGCGAGGCGGTAGCGCAAGGGCTGCGCGAAGCCGGATTCGCCGTCGACGCGGCCGTCGACGGAACCGAAGGCTGGTGGCACGCCGAAGCCACCGATTACGACGTGATTGTGCTCGACCTGATGCTGCCCGGAATCGATGGTCTCACCATTTTGAAAAAGTTACGGGCCATCAATCGCCGCTCCTGCGTGCTGATTCTCACGGCCAAAGACCAACTGGAGAACCGCGTTGAGGGTCTCAATCTGGGGGCCGACGACTACCTGATTAAACCGTTCGCCTTTGACGAACTGCTAGCGCGCGTGCGAACGCTGGTGCGGCGACGGTACGACCAGCGCGACCCGGTGCTGCGGATCGGCGATCTGGAAGTCAACACGGCCGCGCAGACCGTGCGGCGGGGATCGCGACACATTGAACTGACGGCCCGGGAGTACGCCCTGCTGGAATATCTGGCCGTCCGGGCAGGCGAACCGGTCAGCCGCACGCATATCTGGGAGCACGTTTACGACTTCCATTCCGATTCGCAAAGCAACGTGGTGGATGTGTACATCGGTTACCTCCGCCGCAAGATCGAGTCCGACGAACTGCCCCGCCTGATCCACACCAAACGCGGCCAGGGCTACATGTTAGGCGACCTGTCCTGA
- a CDS encoding TolC family protein → MTNLPNLHCARRRSRRSVLDGLPAAVGACASTATLLGVLFLAGCTVPQIGAIPLCQVNCELTERTSHEVLCAPPCTFVLPPDVSLEDGVTEDEAVAVALSNNSTFQATLTQLGMAEGDLIQAGLLTNPSFTTFIPVGVKQWEWTLYLPIEAFVLRPQRLSLASNQYESMAQQLVQNGLTLVRDVRVAHADLAVALAQWELSQEAVKTRQNIADLTEKRLARGDISKLEEITAQVDALNSQATTALLEQSVVVAESRLSQLMGLPLDHEPLYADLTPPTSLGELDVQALTENALARRPDIAAANWSVSAATHRAQLARWQFLRLDFVADANGSGEKGFELGPGLRFDIPIFNRNQGGVVRADAELTQTMYARDAVKEQVIQEVRAASAQWRQTLRQLAILEKQVDPALKKSLQITQKGFTSGGADYLLVLQATTQYFDSRARILDQKASLLRARAELERSIGGSLAAAAPGSPQMPEMLPPPVLISPTPVGPAPLGGWPDPPLPEALEEIEPDARP, encoded by the coding sequence ATGACAAACCTCCCCAACTTGCATTGCGCCCGACGCCGTTCGCGGCGATCCGTACTCGACGGCCTGCCGGCTGCCGTCGGCGCCTGCGCTAGCACGGCGACCCTGCTGGGCGTGCTGTTCCTGGCCGGCTGCACCGTGCCGCAGATTGGGGCCATTCCGCTGTGCCAGGTGAACTGTGAGTTGACGGAGCGCACTTCGCACGAGGTTCTCTGCGCCCCGCCCTGCACGTTCGTGCTGCCGCCGGATGTTTCGCTGGAGGACGGCGTCACAGAAGACGAAGCAGTCGCCGTTGCACTGTCGAATAACTCCACCTTCCAGGCCACGCTGACACAGCTGGGAATGGCCGAAGGCGACCTGATCCAGGCCGGCCTGCTCACCAACCCCAGCTTTACCACCTTTATTCCAGTCGGCGTCAAGCAATGGGAATGGACGCTCTATCTGCCGATTGAGGCCTTTGTACTGCGGCCGCAGCGGCTGTCACTGGCGTCGAACCAGTATGAAAGCATGGCCCAGCAACTGGTGCAGAACGGGCTCACGCTGGTTCGCGATGTGCGGGTCGCCCATGCCGATCTGGCCGTCGCACTGGCCCAGTGGGAGCTTTCGCAGGAAGCGGTCAAAACGCGGCAGAACATTGCCGACCTGACCGAAAAACGGCTGGCCCGCGGCGATATCAGCAAGCTCGAAGAAATCACGGCCCAGGTCGATGCGCTCAACTCCCAGGCGACCACTGCCTTGCTGGAACAAAGTGTGGTTGTGGCCGAAAGCCGCCTGTCGCAGTTGATGGGCCTGCCGCTGGACCATGAGCCGCTCTACGCCGATCTGACGCCGCCGACCTCGCTGGGCGAACTGGATGTGCAGGCGTTGACCGAGAACGCTCTGGCCCGACGTCCTGATATTGCCGCGGCCAACTGGTCCGTATCGGCCGCAACCCACAGGGCCCAACTAGCCCGCTGGCAGTTCCTGCGTCTCGACTTCGTCGCCGACGCCAACGGCAGCGGCGAGAAAGGTTTTGAACTGGGCCCCGGGCTGCGGTTCGACATCCCCATTTTCAACCGGAACCAGGGCGGCGTGGTCCGGGCCGACGCGGAACTGACCCAGACGATGTACGCCCGCGACGCCGTGAAAGAGCAGGTCATCCAGGAGGTGCGCGCCGCATCGGCCCAGTGGCGGCAGACGCTTCGTCAGCTGGCCATCCTGGAGAAGCAGGTCGATCCGGCCCTCAAAAAGTCGCTGCAGATTACCCAGAAAGGTTTCACCAGCGGCGGCGCCGACTACCTGCTGGTGCTACAGGCGACCACCCAGTACTTCGACTCCCGGGCCCGCATCCTGGATCAGAAAGCCAGCCTGCTTCGCGCCCGGGCCGAGCTGGAACGCAGCATCGGCGGCAGTCTTGCCGCCGCGGCGCCAGGCTCTCCGCAAATGCCGGAGATGCTGCCGCCGCCGGTCCTCATCTCGCCGACTCCCGTCGGGCCCGCCCCCCTGGGCGGCTGGCCCGATCCGCCGCTGCCGGAAGCCCTAGAAGAGATCGAACCCGACGCGCGCCCCTGA